The sequence below is a genomic window from Fusibacter sp. A1.
AAGGTCAATGTTCAACCAGTCAAAGAACACATCCCGTCTATAGTTGATCGGGTAATCACGAGGTATGCCTAAGCTATCCAGTAGCTGAAAACACTTATTGAACTCAGCAAGCGACTCATGAAAATGCGAATCGCTGCTTAAGATGATCGTCACACCTTTTTCATAGGCATATTGAATAAAGTCTTTATAGGATTCGACCGATGAGGTTGATTCCTCTTTTAAGAGTCTGCGATCATTCACTTCAATGGCAACATTCGCACCCAAGCACGCATCCACTATCTGATTATAATCTACAGGATATCTAGGATTACCAAGGTCTCCAAGTATTCTTACCTTTGATTTTTTTAAGGCGCCAAGAATGGCCTGTGTATTCTCTTCAACCGTTCCAGAAGAAAGTACAAGTTCGTGAAAGGATGCAATCGCATAGTCCAGATCGTCAAGCAGCTCCTCTTTAATATCAAGCGTTCCCTCGTAATCTGTGATATTGGCATCCACACCTTTGAGCACCAGCACATTATCAATAAACCTAGGTATGGTGTTCATATTGGCAAAGTAGAATTCATGAGGTCCAACAGGATTGTCCGGACCATGCTCTGTGATTCCAAAGCCATTGATATTGAATTCTTTTGCATAGTTTACGTAATCCATAAGCGTGCTATAAGCGTCACCGCTGGCGGTAGTGTGAACATGTAAATCAACGATAAAGTGCATAATTTCTCCCATAAGCCTTTGCTTGTCTTCAATTTTTGCAAATAAAAAAGCACTCCGACCCTATAAATAATAGAGTTAGAGTGCTTAAGCTTCGCTTTTTCAGCTAATCATTATACCACGTTTCCATAGTATAGACAGGTCCATTTGAACCTTGTCAAGCCACAGTTCTAAATTCGCTTTTCACTACACGTTTCGCCAAAATGCAAGCCTTATGCTATACAATGAAAGTTATACAACACTCGACATGCGGCTAATACGCATACTTAATTCGCCTTTAACAGTATAAACGGATTTCATACTTGTGTCAAATCCAAGCATCACCTTTTTAATAATTGACACACCTACCACTCAAACCACTCAAACCACTCAAACCAAGCGAACAAGCGATTCAAGGCAATCAGCTGCTCTTAGATATACTCCTTCA
It includes:
- a CDS encoding PHP domain-containing protein, yielding MHFIVDLHVHTTASGDAYSTLMDYVNYAKEFNINGFGITEHGPDNPVGPHEFYFANMNTIPRFIDNVLVLKGVDANITDYEGTLDIKEELLDDLDYAIASFHELVLSSGTVEENTQAILGALKKSKVRILGDLGNPRYPVDYNQIVDACLGANVAIEVNDRRLLKEESTSSVESYKDFIQYAYEKGVTIILSSDSHFHESLAEFNKCFQLLDSLGIPRDYPINYRRDVFFDWLNIDLG